In Lepidochelys kempii isolate rLepKem1 chromosome 10, rLepKem1.hap2, whole genome shotgun sequence, a single window of DNA contains:
- the LOC140918416 gene encoding uncharacterized protein, whose product MGKSVICDDCGKSFRLRSNLRQHQRIHTGEKPFGCAECGESFRQRSHLIQHKTKHTGERPYECTECGKSFSMSSKLIRHQIIHTGEKPYKCGECGKSFIGNSQLILHQRVHTGERPYKCGDCGKSFSVSSALTQHQRTHTGEKPYECAECGESFRQRSHLIQHQRIHTGERPYECSECGKSFSVSSALIQHQRFHTGERPYECAECGKSFTVSSHLIQHRRVHTGEKPYECADCGKGFLWRSALLRHQRIHTGQKPYECTECGESFRQSAHLIQHQRIHTGERPYECVDCGKGFTVSSALIRHQRIHMGGKP is encoded by the coding sequence ATGGGGAAATCAGTAATATGTgatgactgtgggaaaagcttccggCTGAGATCAAACCTCAGACAGCATCAAAGGATTCACACTGGAGAGAAACCCTTTGGATGTGCTGAGTGTGGGGAAAGCTTCCGGCAGCGCTCACATCTTATTCAGCATAAGACAAAGCACACGggggagagaccctatgaatgtaccgagtgtgggaaaagcttcagtatGAGCTCAAAACTCATTCGGCATCAgataatccacacaggagaaaaaccCTATAAATGTGGTGAGTGTGGCAAGAGCTTCATTGGGAACTCACAGCTTATCCTGCACCAGAGAGTCCACACGGGTGAGAGACCCTACAAATGTGGTgactgtgggaagagcttcagtgTGAGCTCAGCCCTTACTCAACATCAGAGAACCCATACTGGAGAGAAACCTTATGAATGCGCTGAGTGTGGGGAAAGCTTCCGGCAGCGCTCGCACCTCATTCAGCATCAGAGAATTCATACGGGTGAGAGACCCTATGAGTGTTCcgagtgtgggaagagcttcagtgTGAGCTCTGCCCTCATTCAGCATCAGAGATTTCACACGGGGGAAAGACCTTATGAGTgtgctgagtgtgggaaaagcttcacagTGAGCTCACACCTGATACAGCACCGGAGAGTTCATACAGGGGAAAAGCCCTATGAATGTGCTGACTGTGGGAAAGGCTTCCTTTGGAGATCAGCCCTTCTCcgacatcagagaatccacacaggacaGAAACCCTATGAGTGTACTGAGTGTGGTGAAAGCTTCCGTCAGAGCGCGCATCTTAttcagcatcagagaatccacactggggagagaccctatgaatgtGTCGACTGTGGAAAGGGCTTCACTGTGAGCTCTGCCCTCATTcgacatcagagaatccacatggGAGGGAAACCCTAA